A portion of the Bactrocera neohumeralis isolate Rockhampton chromosome 2, APGP_CSIRO_Bneo_wtdbg2-racon-allhic-juicebox.fasta_v2, whole genome shotgun sequence genome contains these proteins:
- the LOC126761411 gene encoding uncharacterized protein LOC126761411: protein MKFLLFMVFCATLTQSHTRSITKAANTGTAAAFGHDYHNSFKYGYGYEQPRIQFNYPKAQNTHMNYKALEKINYLNYQSAHSKLKPVGSVPMRLLFQMPKMHAGKPYKDEKDLRTIMEEREMRRPAPRRLVPYNEVITYTL from the exons atgaaattccTGCTATTTATG GTCTTCTGCGCCACGCTCACTCAATCCCACACAAGAAGCATTACAAAAGCCGCTAACACAGGCACAGCAGCAGCGTTTGGTCATGACTATCATAACTCATTTAAGTACGGTTATGGTTATGAGCAACCGagaattcaattcaattatCCAAAAGCCCAGAACACACACATGAACTACAAAGCATTGGAGAAAATTAATTACCTGAACTATCAATCAGCACATTCGAAGCTAAAGCCAGTCGGCAGTGTACCTATGCGATTGCTATTTCAAATGCCCAAGATGCATGCTGGCAAGCCTTATAAAGACGAAAAGGATCTGCGTACAATTATGGAGGAGCGCGAAATGCGACGACCGGCACCACGGCGTTTAGTGCCATACAACGAGGTAATCACGTACACGCTGTAA
- the LOC126766024 gene encoding basic salivary proline-rich protein 2-like, with product MHFFALKLKLSSQHFLLVTLLLITTTLNSDGYGHQQTATQQHNGYIYGPPPPPPFVNVPRALQTSAPAGAQVPVLTAVVRPLGPPGRNYEVRLSQPNHHNLLHRQPPPQATINGPSPYYTNNYQPVNSGARYAPPALPSQPRPYQQAFLGATDQQYSNNAAGSPVSNTPHQNPLLTPQYGQPAPPPTSLTPAPGQSQSFANQGNQQNNGNTQLTPQYVQPASPPSVSTLQQSQSFANAGNQPQQQSAVGSPIGPQQSNGVGTNGNAPNFQLSSGAQPSTANTVDGSNNGVLGNYISQSEVGQLDHYFEKQNPVGDTRAYTRLINTCYPDGRCDQQQQLGAGETHQRHQQVVSNARARVQPISDKCRALGNSGAMSAITAGSVSVGNPALNSANRPPNRRLYQYTEVVLPRDPFN from the coding sequence atgcattttttcgcgctgaaactaaaattaagttCTCAACATTTTCTACTCGTGACATTACTTCTCATAACGACTACTCTTAACTCCGATGGCTATGGTCATCAGCAGACAGCAACCCAACAACATAATGGTTATATATACGGGCCTCCTCCACCTCCGCCATTTGTTAACGTACCTCGTGCCCTGCAAACGTCCGCGCCTGCTGGCGCTCAGGTGCCTGTTTTGACAGCTGTGGTGCGCCCACTTGGACCTCCGGGAAGAAATTACGAAGTGAGACTCTCTCAACCGAATCATCACAATTTGCTACACAGACAACCACCTCCACAAGCAACTATAAATGGACCATCGCCTTATTATACCAACAATTACCAACCAGTCAACTCCGGCGCGAGATATGCGCCGCCAGCGTTACCATCTCAACCCAGGCCATACCAGCAAGCTTTTCTTGGTGCAACTGATCAGCAATACAGCAACAATGCTGCTGGTTCCCCCGTTTCGAACACACCACATCAGAATCCGCTACTGACACCGCAGTATGGGCAACCAGCACCACCTCCCACCTCCTTAACACCTGCGCCAGGACAGTCACAATCATTTGCGAATCAAGGTAATCAGCAGAATAACGGTAATACGCAGCTGACACCGCAGTATGTGCAACCAGCATCACCTCCCTCCGTCTCTACGCTGCAACAGTCACAATCCTTTGCGAATGCCGGCAATCAACCGCAGCAACAGTCGGCTGTTGGGTCACCGATTGGACCTCAACAAAGTAATGGCGTTGGCACCAACGGTAACGCACCAAATTTTCAACTCAGCTCCGGCGCACAGCCTAGCACCGCGAACACCGTCGACGGCTCTAACAATGGCGTGCTGGGAAATTACATTTCGCAATCTGAAGTCGGTCAATTGGACCATTACTTCGAGAAGCAGAATCCAGTGGGTGACACACGCGCCTATACTCGTCTCATCAACACCTGCTATCCGGATGGCCGTTGCGATCAGCAGCAGCAACTGGGCGCCGGTGAAACCCATCAGAGACACCAGCAGGTAGTATCAAACGCGCGAGCGCGTGTACAACCGATCTCGGATAAGTGCCGCGCCCTGGGCAATTCAGGCGCTATGTCGGCAATAACTGCTGGATCCGTTAGCGTAGGGAATCCTGCGCTTAACTCGGCGAATCGTCCACCAAATCGTCGACTCTATCAATATACAGAAGTTGTGTTACCGCGCGATCCATTCAactga